Proteins encoded by one window of Esox lucius isolate fEsoLuc1 chromosome 4, fEsoLuc1.pri, whole genome shotgun sequence:
- the si:ch211-153b23.5 gene encoding glutamine amidotransferase-like class 1 domain-containing protein 3A, mitochondrial, whose product MVKRVAVVLSGCGVYDGTEVHEASAVLVHLSRAGAEVKMFAPNVDQMHVVNHCEGKPTAEKRNVLQESARIARGDVSDLIKLDVTAFNALVIPGGFGVAKNLSDWAVKGKDFQVMPQVEKVIKGFHAAGKPLALCCISPVLAARALPGCEITVGHDVECKSWPHAQTATALKELGCKHVNKGVGEVHIDVKNKLVTTSAFMCNASVHEVFDGLGVMVTELLKMA is encoded by the exons ATGGTGAAACGTGTAGCTGTAGTTCTGTCAGGGTGTGGGGTCTACGACGGGACTGAGGTCCACGAGGCATCAGCTGTgctggtccacctcagcagggCTGGAGCTGAG GTCAAGATGTTTGCCCCTAACGTGGACCAGATGCATGTAGTGAACCACTGTGAAGGGAAACCCACAGCAGAGAAACGCAACGTGCTACAGGAGAGTGCTCGTATCGCCCGTGGAGACGTGTCTGACCTCATCAAGCTGGACGTCACTGCCTTCAACGCTCTGGTCATCCCAG GTGGTTTTGGTGTGGCTAAGAACCTGTCTGACTGGGCAGTGAAGGGGAAGGACTTCCAGGTGATGCCACAGGTGGAGAAGGTTATTAAGGGGTTCCATGCAGCAGGTAAACCCCTGGCCTTGTGCTGTATCTCCCCAGTACTGGCGGCCAGAGCTCTGCCGGGTTGTGAGATCACCGTCGGACACGACGTAGAGTGTAAAAG TTGGCCACATGCCCAGACTGCCACCGCCTTGAAGGAGCTGGGCTGTAAACATGTGAACAAGGGTGTAGGGGAGGTCCACATCGATGTGAAGAACAAGCTGGTCACCACCTCCGCCTTCATGTGCAATGCTTCGGTGCACGAGGTGTTTGATGGGTTGGGTGTCATGGTTACAGAGCTTCTCAAAATGGCCTAG
- the LOC114839133 gene encoding putative threonylcarbamoyl-AMP synthase: MGTFGTCHAICVLHHLPLWGPGFPGQLYLLWETAASGASSDQGVGPAYERVGTVDSIMIRVPDHTVTGHLCDITGPLAITSTNPSGEPDSTHHDMIISRLGHKIQGVLCDGESNELVGSTVVNCLKIDEGTIGIVREGCVPALKVQQIFERVKSNML; encoded by the exons ATGGGGACATTTGGAAC TTGCCATGCTATCTGTGTTCTCCATCATCTGCCTCTATGGGGCCCTGGCTTCCCTGGTCAACTGTACCTTCTCTGGGAGACTGCTGCCTCTGGGGCCTCCTCTGATCAAG GTGTGGGCCCGGCTTACGAGCGCGTGGGGACCGTGGACAGCATCATGATCAGAGTCCCTGACCACACCGTTACTGGACACCTGTGTGACATCACTGGACCACTTGCCATCACCTCAACCAATCCTAGCGGAGAACCCGACAGTACACATCATGACATGATCATCAG CCGGCTGGGCCATAAGATCCAGGGTGTTCTCTGTGACGGGGAGTCCAATGAACTTGTAGGGTCTACGGTGGTCAACTGCCTCAAGATAGATGAAG GGACAATTGGCATCGTCAGGGAAGGCTGCGTCCCGGCGCTGAAGGTTCAACAGATATTTGAGAGGGTGAAGAGCAATATGCTTTGA
- the LOC114828678 gene encoding cis-aconitate decarboxylase-like codes for MDFDDTWHPATHPSGAVLPALLALSDMLLSKPSGLDFLLAFNVGIEVQGRLMRFSNQAQNIPKRFHPPSVVGTLGSAAACARLPCLEHTQCSHALVHAMPLTACMERCR; via the exons ATGGACTTCGATGACACCTGGCACCCTGCTACTCACCCGTCGGGGGCGGTCCTTCCTGCCTTGCTGGCGCTTAGTGACATGTTGCTGAGCAAGCCGAGTGGGCTGGACTTCCTGCTGGCGTTTAACGTGGGAATAGAGGTTCAGGGACGACTTATGAGGTTTTCCAATCAGGCTCAAAACATCCCCAAGAG GTTCCACCCCCCCTCTGTAGTGGGGACTCTGGGAAGTGCAGCAGCCTGTGCTCGACTCCCCTGTTTGGAACACACTCAATGTAGCCACGCCCTGGTGCACGCCATGCCTTTGACCGCGTGTATGGAGAGGTGCAGGTGA
- the zgc:174917 gene encoding probable alpha-ketoglutarate-dependent hypophosphite dioxygenase, with protein sequence MSDSTSELRQKYNQEGFLSALPVLDETEVREARQAFSHLEREFGEDYTQYSLHNVHLQYPWVMALAKHPRVLQVVQAILGSDVILLDSRFICKYPTTPSGNNVISPTSKEDVRSSEKDQCNDTVLPFVAWHQDMRYWGIAGGPVLSVWLALDDSVADNGALQVIPGSHCSGMLPHRPASRLGNMLTVNQEIPGELVQTEQALLCPLLAGQMSIHDGLLVHGSDPNTSSRRRCGFVVRYIPTCAYPIQDPDRPRRFHATVMASGTDKFGHFSSSS encoded by the exons ATGAGTGACTCTACATCTGAACTGCGGCAGAAGTACAACCAGGAGGGCTTCCTCTCTGCCTTACCAGTCTTGGACGAGACAGAGGTCAGGGAGGCCAGACAAGCCTTCAGCCACCTGGAGAGAGAGTTTG GGGAGGACTACACCCAGTACAGCCTCCACAACGTTCACCTGCAGTACCCCTGGGTGATGGCCCTGGCCAAACACCCCCGTGtcttgcaggtggtacaggCCATCCTGGGGTCTGATGTCATCCTGCTCGACTCACGCTTCATCTGCAAGTACCCAACAACCCCATCAGGAAACAATGTGATCTCTCCGACTAGCAAGGAGGATGTGAGGTCATCAGAGAAGGATCAATGCAATGACACTGTACTGCCCTTTGTGGCCTGGCACCAGGATATGAG ATACTGGGGCATAGCTGGAGGTCCAGTCCTGTCAGTCTGGCTGGCACTGGACGACTCAGTGGCTGACAACGGCGCCCTGCAGGTCATCCCAG GGAGTCACTGCTCTGGCATGCTGCCTCACCGCCCTGCATCCCGTCTTGGCAACATGCTGACAGTCAACCAGGAGATCCCTGGGGAGCTGGTTCAGACTGAACAAGCTCTACTCTGCCCCCTGCTGGCTGGGCAGATGTCT ATCCATGATGGACTTCTGGTTCATGGCAGTGACCCCAACACATCAAGTAGAAGACGTTGTGGCTTTGTTGTCCGATACATCCCTACCTGTGCTTATCCAATACAG gaTCCAGACCGTCCCAGACGTTTCCATGCTACAGTGATGGCCAGTGGAACAGACAAGTTCGGACATTTCTCCAGCAGCTCTTAG